ACCAATTTCGCCTCCGGCCAGCCTGCGGCCTTCTACGCCGACCTCTACCGGCGGGACGACCTGCCGGGGGGCCATGTCATCATGCTGGGCCCCGGCAACGAGACGGCGGCGCGGCAGGCCCTGGCGGCTTACCCTGGCGGCCTGCAGATCGGTGGCGGCATCACCGCCGCCAACGCTGGCACCTGGCTGGACGCCGGGGCCGCGGCGGTGATCGTCACCTCCTTCGTCTTCCGGGACGGCCAGATCCTCTACGACCACCTCGCGGCCCTCACCCGGGCGGTGGGCCGGGAGCGGCTGGTGATCGATCTTTCCTGCCGCAAGGGCGCAGACGGCCGGTACTCCGTGGTCACCGACCGCTGGCAGCGGTTCACCCAGGTGCGGGTGGAGCCGGCCACCCTGGACCTCTTCGCCCGCCATGCCGGTGAGTTCCTCATCCACGCCGCCGACGTCGAGGGCCGCTGCCAGGGCATCGCCACCGATCTGGCTGCTCTCATCGGCTCCTGGGCCGGCATTCCGGTCACCTATGCCGGTGGCATCAGCTCGCTGGCCGATCTTACGCTGCTGCGGGATCTGGGCCAGGGCCGCCTGGACTTCACGGTGGGCAGCGCCCTGGACCTCTTCGGCGGCACGGGGATCACGTACGCCCAGGCCAAGGCCTTCCGTTGAGCGCTGCCATACGCGGGGCGCACCCGCATGGGTGAAACGCCGCAAGCTGGCCATGGTGGCCTCCCATAAGTCGTATAGGTCCTGTAAGTCCCATGGGTCCATGGGAGCTATGAGAGCTATGGGAGTTGTGGGAGTTGTGGGTTGCCATGCGCGGGGCGCACCCGAATGGGTAGCACGCCGAAAGTCCGCGGCAAGGGCTGTGCCAAACGACGACCGGCGGGAAGCTCGTGCTTCCCGCCGGTCGCGGCTTTCGGGACTGATGCTGCCGGACTAGCCGCGTGGTCGCACCCGGCGGACACCAGCCAAGCCGGCCAGCCCGGAGGCCAGCAACAGCCCGGCGGCCGGCACCGGCACCGGGGCAGCGCCCTCATACACCGCATAGAGGCCATGCCCGTAGTACGACACCAGAGTCTCGGCGTTATCCCCGGCCACCAGGTCCAGGGTGTCCTGGCCGTTGCCCTGATGCAGATGATCCACCCCGTTGAAGATCGGGTGCGAGCTGCTGATGGGGATGCTGCCAGACACCCCGTTGTACTCGGTGTCGAGGCCCAGGCCGAAGTTGTTCAGGAACGGGTTCCAAAGAGCGGCCTCGCCCCCGGCGCCACCCCAGCCGGTGCCGCCGGCCAAATAGACGTTGCCGCCGCCCTGCACATACTGGGTGAGGACGGTGGTGTCGGCCGCCGTGCCGGCCAGAAAGACCCCGTCGTAGGCCTGCAGGGTCGCCAGGTCGAACGACACAGCGGTGGAAACCGTCCAGGAATGGCCGGCCCCGGTCATGGAGTTGGCCAAGTCGGTGCCGGTCAGCCCGAAGTTGTTCGAATAGGCCAGAAAGCTGCCGGCGCTGCCGCCCGTGAACCAGGCGGCCACGTTGGTGGCAAAGACTCCCGGATCGTTGGGCTCGGTGTAATGGGCGTAGGACAGGGTCCACTCGTCATTGGCCAGGACGATCTTGCCCGCCGAGGCGGGGCCGGCCAGGCCGAGCAGCAGGCCGCCGCCGATGGCCAGGGCGGAGAAGATGGTTCGTTTCATGATGCCTCCTTCATTTGGGGTCACGGTGCATGCGGGGCAGAGCAGGGCTTCCTGACAGGCGAGAGTGTAGCAAACCTCATGCCCACCAGGCCACCGCAGGCCCCGGACGGCAAACCGGCCGCGGTGGCCCTCTCCGGCCTGTGATCCAGTCCGGGCCTCTCCGGCCGGCCGGTCGGTTCTCCGGAAAGATCGTCCGGATTCCGGGAAAGCCGGGCCGGCCCCTGGTCCTCACCGGACAGCCAGCATGAGGTCCACGGCAGCGGCCAGGATGGAGAGAATGAAGATCACCAGGTAGTTCCAGTTCTCCCGGGACTTCTTCACCGAGCCGAGGACGTAGAGGAGGGCCTGGCGCTCGGCGTCGCTCAAGGGAGCGCCGGCCTGCACCCGGTCCAGCAGGGCGAAGTGGTCGATGGCCTGCCGGCGGCGCTGGGAGATGCGGTAGCGGAAGGCGAAAAAGGCCACGTAGCCCACCAGGCCCAGGTACCAGATCGGCCGGAAAAGGGCCGGCGCCAAGTGGTTAACGACGATGAGCAGGCGGAAGGCCAGGGCCGATACAAGGCCCACCACGAAGAACAGATTGACCACCCACAAGGGCAGGGTCCGGGGGGGAGGCGCGGCGGTCATTTACTTGCGGCTGGCCGCGGTGGCAGCCGCGGTGGGCCGGCAGCAGCAGCGGTCATCGCCGCCCACCCGGCAGGATGGGCCCAGCTCGGTATCCCGGAGGTCGTGGCTCGACTCCAGCTGGATGGTGACGTGCCGGATGCCGAAGCGCTCCCGGAGCTCCAGCACCAGGGCCTGCAGGAGCTGCGGCTGGCTGGGCGCCTCGGCGACGGTCACCACGTGGGCCGAGACCGCCTCATGGCCGCTGGCTATGGACCAGATGTGGAGGTCATAGACGCAGCAGACCCCGGGGTGGCCGAGGATCGCCGCTTCCACATCCCGGTAGCTGAGGTGGCCGGGCACCCCCAGAAGGAGCATGTGCACCGCCTCCCGCACCAGCCCCCAGGAGCTGGCGAGGATGAGCAGGCAGATGCCGAAGGAGGCCAGGGGATCGGCCAGGGTCCACCCCCAGGCCCAGATGACGAGGGCCGCGGACAGGGCGGCCAGAGAGCCCAGGCCGTCCGCCACCACGTGCAGGAAGGCGCCGCGGATGTTGAGGCTCTCATGGCGGTGGCCGTGGAGGAGGCGGATGGAGATGAGATTGACCGCCAAGCCCAGGGCCGCCACCAGCATCATGCCCAGGGGCTTCACCGCTGGCGGTGCGCTCAGGCGCTGGAACGCCTCGTGCAAGATGATGCCGACGATCCCCCACAGCGCCAGCCCATTGGCCAGGGCGGCCAGGATCTCGAACCGGCGGTAGCCGAAGGTCTTGGTGACGGATGGCGGCCTCGCGCCGACCCGGAGGGCGAAGAGGCTCAAGCCCAGGGCGGCCGCGTCGGTGAGCATATGGCCGGCATCCGAAAGCAGGGCCAGGGAGTTGGTCAGCCATCCCCCCACCGCCTCGCCGGCCATGAACAGCAGCGTGACGGCCAGCGACAGGGCCAGGCGCCGCCCGGGGTCGCCCCCCTGGCTGTGGTCGTGGTGCGGGTGGTCGTGATGGTGGACAGGGCCGGACTCGGAGCTCATGGGGCTTCATAGTAGCCCGCCCTGCCCGGGAAGTCCATCCCCACCCCGCTGGCTGCGGGACCCGCAATCCTACAAAATCGTCGCTCAGCCATCCCCTCTTTTTACAGGATTGTCTGATAACCCTTTGGCCAGCCGGGGAGGCCTTGCCGGAATCTTCCTTGTATGCCACGCTGTTGGCCAGCAGGGCCACCTCTGGCACCGCACTTGCTGTAGGCTTCGGCGTGGAAGACTGCGCCGCGTTTTGCGAACAGGCCCGCGTGGCGGGCCAGCCTTTGGCCTGGTGCCCGGCCCCAGCTCGGTCATGACCGCCCCCACCCTCGCCACCCTGCCGTCCCCGGGCCAGCGCCTGGAGGCCCTGTGGGCCCAGAGCCTGTCTGGCCGCGCGCTCTTGGCTGCCCACACCCGGGAGATGGACCGGTTCATCGCCGGCAGCTTGGCGGCCGCCACGCTGCCGGAGGCCGGCCTGGCTCTGGTGGCTCTGGGCGGCTATGGCCGGTGCGAGCTGTTCGCGTATTCCGACGTGGATCTTCTCTTCCTGCACGACGGCTTGTCCGAAGAGGAGCTGGGCCGGGCGGTGGAGGCGGTGCTCTATCCTTTGTGGGATTCGGGCGTCGACGTCGGCCACGGGGTGCGCACCGTCGAGGCCTGCCTGGACGACGCCGAGCAGGACTTCACCCTGCTGGTGGCCCTCTTGGACAGCCGCCTGGTGGCGGGCGATCCGGCCCTTTTTCAGCGGGTCCGGGCGGCCTACCAGGAGCGGTTCGTGGACGGCCGGCGCCGCCAGTTCGTCACCGAGATGATCGCCAGTCGCCGCCGGCGCCACGAGGTGTTCGGCGCCCACACCTACCTTCTGGAGCCCCATCTCAAGGAAAGCCGGGGCGGCCTTCGGGACATCCAGGCCATGCTGTGGACGGCCCGGGTGGTGTTTGGGCTGGCGGACCTGGGCGCCCTGGTGGAATCCGGGGTGCTGGAGCCCTCGGAAGGCCAGGCCTGCGAGGCGGCCTGGGAGGAGCTGGCCCGGGTGCGCAACCGGCTGCACCGCCGCTGCAACCGCCGCAACGACCAGCTGTTTCTGGAGCACCAGGCCGAGGTGGCAGCCGATCTGGGCTACCGGGATCAGGACGGGCTTTTGGCCGTGGAGCATTTCATGCGCCAGCTCCATGGCCACCTCCACGCGGTGACCGTGGCCGCCGACCTCTTCTTCGAGCACGCCGAGGAGGTGCTGGGCCTGCGGCCGTCGCCCCTGGAGGGCCGGCGGCTGGAGCCGGGCCTGGCGGTGCGGGCCGGCAGCATCCACTTCGAGGCGCCGGCGACACTGGAGCGCCGGCCGCTCACCATGATGCGGGCCTTTGTCCAGGCAGCGGCCACCGGCCTGCCCCTGCACCACCGGACCCACCGGATCATCCGGGAGCGCCTGCATCTCATTGGCGACGGGCAGCGCCGCAGCCGCCGGCTGGCGGCCGGCCTCTTCGCCATCCTGGAGAGCAGCCACACCGGCACCGTGCTCACCGCCATGCTGGAGACCGGGATGCTGGCCGCCGTCATCCCGGAATTCGCGCCGGTGGTGTGCCTCGCCCAGCACGACGTCTACCACGTCGCCACCGTGGACCGTCACTCCATCGCCACCGTGGTGGAGCTGATGCGGCTCCGGGAGGAGGAGGTCGAGTTCTTTTCCCGGGTGGAGAATACGGGCCTCCTGATGCTGGCGGGCCTTCTCCACGATATCGGCAAGGGTCGGGGTCGCGGCCATGCCGAGCGAGGCGCCCAGCTGGCCGAGGGCATTGGCCGCCGCCTGGGCCTGACCGGGGAAGCGGTGGCGACCCTGGTCTTTCTTGTTGGCCGGCATGTCTTTCTCATGGATACCGCCTTGCGCCGGGACCTGGACGATGAGCGCTTCATCGAGCGGTGCAGCCGGGAGGTCGGCGACCACCAGCGGCTGGCCATGCTCTTTCTCCTGACCAAGGCCGACTCCCGGGCCACGGGCCCCGCGGCTTGGAGCGACTGGAAAGGGGCGCTCATCCGGGAGCTCCATGACAAGATCGCCCTGCACCTGGACGAGACGCCGCGGCCCGCCGTGGAGATCGCCCGGGGCAAGGCCGCCGCCGAGCGCGCCCTCCTGGCCACCCTGGTGGATCCCCGGCTCTGGGGCCTGGTCGCCGAGCTGCCGGAGGACTACCTGGCCGCCTGCGCAGCGCCGGTGGTGAGCCGGCATCTCGAGCTGCGGGAGCTTCTTTCCTCGCAGCCGGCGGTGGTGCGGGCCGAGCCCCGGGGCGGCGTCTGGTCGGTGACAGTGCTGGCCCGGGACCGTCTGGGCCTTCTGGCCCGCATCGTCGGCAGCCTGGCCCTCCACGGTCTGGAGGTGGTGGCGGCCCAGATCTTCACCTGGCCGGATGGCACGGCCGTGGACCTCCTGGACGTGGTGCCGACCCTGGACCTGGGCTTCGAAGACCTGGACTGGCTGGCGGTGGAGACCAACCTGGGCCAGGCCGTCGCCAATCGCCTGGCCCTGGGCCATCGCCTGGCCGGCCAGGCGGCGGCGGGCGCCCTGGTCCGCCGCCGCCAGACCGCGGCCCGTTTGCGGCCCCAGCCGCGGGTGGTGCTGGACAACGCCACCTCGGATCTGTTCACGGTCGTGGAGGTCTACGCGCCTGGCCGGGCGTCCCTGCTGTACAACATCACCCGTACCCTGGCGGAGCTGGGCATCAGTATCTTCCGCGCCCGGATCGGACCGGAGCGGGACCGGGTGGTCAACGTCTTCTACGTGCTGGACGAGACCGGCGCTCGGATCGTGGATCCGGCCTTCGAGGC
This sequence is a window from Thermodesulfobacteriota bacterium. Protein-coding genes within it:
- the hisA gene encoding phosphoribosylformimino-5-aminoimidazole carboxamide ribotide isomerase, whose product is MRFRPCIDLHQGQVKQIVGSTLADDDPGRLTTNFASGQPAAFYADLYRRDDLPGGHVIMLGPGNETAARQALAAYPGGLQIGGGITAANAGTWLDAGAAAVIVTSFVFRDGQILYDHLAALTRAVGRERLVIDLSCRKGADGRYSVVTDRWQRFTQVRVEPATLDLFARHAGEFLIHAADVEGRCQGIATDLAALIGSWAGIPVTYAGGISSLADLTLLRDLGQGRLDFTVGSALDLFGGTGITYAQAKAFR
- the glnD gene encoding [protein-PII] uridylyltransferase; this encodes MTAPTLATLPSPGQRLEALWAQSLSGRALLAAHTREMDRFIAGSLAAATLPEAGLALVALGGYGRCELFAYSDVDLLFLHDGLSEEELGRAVEAVLYPLWDSGVDVGHGVRTVEACLDDAEQDFTLLVALLDSRLVAGDPALFQRVRAAYQERFVDGRRRQFVTEMIASRRRRHEVFGAHTYLLEPHLKESRGGLRDIQAMLWTARVVFGLADLGALVESGVLEPSEGQACEAAWEELARVRNRLHRRCNRRNDQLFLEHQAEVAADLGYRDQDGLLAVEHFMRQLHGHLHAVTVAADLFFEHAEEVLGLRPSPLEGRRLEPGLAVRAGSIHFEAPATLERRPLTMMRAFVQAAATGLPLHHRTHRIIRERLHLIGDGQRRSRRLAAGLFAILESSHTGTVLTAMLETGMLAAVIPEFAPVVCLAQHDVYHVATVDRHSIATVVELMRLREEEVEFFSRVENTGLLMLAGLLHDIGKGRGRGHAERGAQLAEGIGRRLGLTGEAVATLVFLVGRHVFLMDTALRRDLDDERFIERCSREVGDHQRLAMLFLLTKADSRATGPAAWSDWKGALIRELHDKIALHLDETPRPAVEIARGKAAAERALLATLVDPRLWGLVAELPEDYLAACAAPVVSRHLELRELLSSQPAVVRAEPRGGVWSVTVLARDRLGLLARIVGSLALHGLEVVAAQIFTWPDGTAVDLLDVVPTLDLGFEDLDWLAVETNLGQAVANRLALGHRLAGQAAAGALVRRRQTAARLRPQPRVVLDNATSDLFTVVEVYAPGRASLLYNITRTLAELGISIFRARIGPERDRVVNVFYVLDETGARIVDPAFEAEVRAALLHAAAVEAA
- a CDS encoding cation diffusion facilitator family transporter; the protein is MSSESGPVHHHDHPHHDHSQGGDPGRRLALSLAVTLLFMAGEAVGGWLTNSLALLSDAGHMLTDAAALGLSLFALRVGARPPSVTKTFGYRRFEILAALANGLALWGIVGIILHEAFQRLSAPPAVKPLGMMLVAALGLAVNLISIRLLHGHRHESLNIRGAFLHVVADGLGSLAALSAALVIWAWGWTLADPLASFGICLLILASSWGLVREAVHMLLLGVPGHLSYRDVEAAILGHPGVCCVYDLHIWSIASGHEAVSAHVVTVAEAPSQPQLLQALVLELRERFGIRHVTIQLESSHDLRDTELGPSCRVGGDDRCCCRPTAAATAASRK
- a CDS encoding VPLPA-CTERM sorting domain-containing protein gives rise to the protein MKRTIFSALAIGGGLLLGLAGPASAGKIVLANDEWTLSYAHYTEPNDPGVFATNVAAWFTGGSAGSFLAYSNNFGLTGTDLANSMTGAGHSWTVSTAVSFDLATLQAYDGVFLAGTAADTTVLTQYVQGGGNVYLAGGTGWGGAGGEAALWNPFLNNFGLGLDTEYNGVSGSIPISSSHPIFNGVDHLHQGNGQDTLDLVAGDNAETLVSYYGHGLYAVYEGAAPVPVPAAGLLLASGLAGLAGVRRVRPRG